GCGTACCGCAAACCGCTGCGAAGGGATTGCCTGGATCGGTGGCTGTACCGATACCAATGAATTCAATTACCTGGTCGGCAAATCCATGCGCAGCCTGGGGGTCTGCTATCTGGAAACCCAAGCCCGGGTTTGACACGGACCCACGGTCTCAAGTTTGGGACCAACTTTCGGACGCGGGGCGATGACCAACGGCTGGATCGACATCAAGAACACAGACATGATGTTGATCATGGGAGGGAATCCGGCCGAAAACCACCCATGCGGATTTAAGTGGCCGATTGAGGCGAAGCGGCAGCGCAACGCGAAGATGATCGTGGTGGATCCGCGCTTCACGCGGACCGCGGCGACGGCGGACATGTTCGTGCAGATCCGCGCCGGAAGCGACATTGCGTTTCTGGGCGGAGTGATCAACTATGCGCTGTCGAACGGGCGAATCAATCGCGAATACGTCGCGAATTTCACCAATGCTCCGTTCGTCGTGAAGGAAGATTTCAAGCTGCCTGAAGAAGATGGCGTTTTCTCGGGCTTCGATGCGGCGACGCAGGTCTACGATAAGTCGACATGGAATTATCAGGGGACGGGCGGCGCGCCGGCGGGGCTGCCGGAGAAAGTGACGTCGGATCCGACGCTCGAAAATCCGCGCTGCGTGTATCAACTGCTGAAGAAGCATTATTCGCGCTACACGCCGGAGGTGGTGGAGAAGATCACCGGTATTCCGAAAGAGAAATTTCTGGCGGCGGCGGATCTGTTCACGTCGGTTCGCAAGGACGGCGACGTGAAGAAAGTGGCGACGGTGATTTACGCCGTCGGCTGGACGCAGCATACGTTCGGGTCGCAGATCATCCGCACGGCGGCGATGCTGCAGTTGCTGATGGGCAATGTCGGCCGCGCGGGCGGGGGAGTCAACGCGCTGCGCGGACACTCGAACATCCAGGGAGCGACCGATATCGCGGGGGTTTTCGACAGTTTACCCGGATATCTGAAAGTCCCGACGCCGGCGGATACGGATTTCGCGGCGTGGATGAAGCGGATCACGCCGACGGCGTCGAAACCGGGCGACTGGGAGTCGTGGAATTACTACTCGAACACTTCGAAGTTCGCGGTGTCGTTCCTGAAGGCGATGTATGGCGACGCGGCGAAGAAAGAGAACGGCTGGGCGTTCGACTATCTGCCGAAGGTCGACCGGAATTATTCGTGGACGTATCTCTGGGACGGGATGTATCAGGGGCACGTCAAGGGACTGCTGGCGTTCGGAATGAACAGCGTCGCGATCGGGCCGAATTCGGGAAAAAATATCGACGCGCTGAAGAAAGCCGACTTCCTGGTGGTCTGCGACATTTATCCCGACGAGACCAGCGAGTTCTGGAAATCTCCCGGGATCAAGCCGGAGGAGATGAAGAACATCAAGACCGAGGTCTACCGGCTGCCGGGTGCGGGCTTCGCGGAGAAGGATGGGACGTTCGTCAACTCGG
The Terriglobales bacterium DNA segment above includes these coding regions:
- a CDS encoding molybdopterin-dependent oxidoreductase → MTNGWIDIKNTDMMLIMGGNPAENHPCGFKWPIEAKRQRNAKMIVVDPRFTRTAATADMFVQIRAGSDIAFLGGVINYALSNGRINREYVANFTNAPFVVKEDFKLPEEDGVFSGFDAATQVYDKSTWNYQGTGGAPAGLPEKVTSDPTLENPRCVYQLLKKHYSRYTPEVVEKITGIPKEKFLAAADLFTSVRKDGDVKKVATVIYAVGWTQHTFGSQIIRTAAMLQLLMGNVGRAGGGVNALRGHSNIQGATDIAGVFDSLPGYLKVPTPADTDFAAWMKRITPTASKPGDWESWNYYSNTSKFAVSFLKAMYGDAAKKENGWAFDYLPKVDRNYSWTYLWDGMYQGHVKGLLAFGMNSVAIGPNSGKNIDALKKADFLVVCDIYPDETSEFWKSPGIKPEEMKNIKTEVYRLPGAGFAEKDGTFVNSARWLQWKWAAVPPPGNAKLDHEILAQIFLKVRALYQKEGGKF